In Novosphingobium kaempferiae, the DNA window ATGAACCCGTGGACCTGCTCCGCGCCCGGTCCGGAAGCCGCGACGACGACCTCCTCGCCGGTGTGGCTGGGCTCGACGCTGATGACAGACTTCGACGCCGGGTCGTACTGCTCCGCAAGCGGCTTGTCGCGGCTGCCGCCGGTCATGCGCAGACCGAAGCTGTGGTCGGCGGTGAACAGGATCAGTGTGTCCTTGCCCGCGATCTCGTGGATGCGGCGGATCATGTCGTCCATCTCGACGACGTGGCGCAGGCCCGCGCGCGGATCGTCGGTGTGCATGTCCCACTCGACCATCAGGAAGTAGCCCTTGGGGTTCTTCGCAAGCTGGGCGATGGTCGCCTCGACCGCCGGGGTCGGCGCGAAGTCGCTGTCGCGCAGCACCGCCGCGCGGGTGGCGCCCGCAACCAGCGCCGGGTCTTCGCCGAAGCGGTAGCCCGCCTTGCCGAACGCCTTGTCCGCGCTCGTCCCGCGCGCGGCGAAGGAGGCGAGCGCATCGGCGCGGCCCTTGCCGATGAGGATGTCCACCCCGTTGCCGAAGCGCGGGGCGAGCATCTGGGCGAAGATCGCGTCCTTGTCCGAACGCTTCGCGACATGCGCGAACGTGGCGGCGGGCGTCGCGTCCCAGATGGGCTGGTTGGTGACGACGCCGGTCGAGAGGCCCCGCTGCTCGGCATATTCCAGCAGCGTCTTGATCGACGTCGGCTTGCCGCCTGGCGTGGTGGCGGGGGTCATCGAGACCATCGCGTTGTTGGTCTTCCTGCCGGTCATGATCGCGGTCATCCCCGCCGCCGAGTCCGTCACCCAGACGTCGAGCGCCGAGGTGTCCGACAGCGCGATGTTGGGCATCGACTGGATGAACAGCGATTGCGGGCGATCATGGGCGAGGATGCCCCCCGCACTGAGCGTCGGCACGCCGCCCGCATCGCCAAGGAACACGATGACATTACGCGCCTCCCCGGCCATGGCCGGAGCGGTTGCGGCGAAGGGCGCGACGGCTGCCAGCAGCAGCGCGCGCAGGTTCTTGCGGGGATGGAAGGTCATTGCCGTGGTCCTCAGGGTGCGGGAGCGGAACCCGTTTCCGGGTCGTAGTTCGGGTTGGTCGGATCCTGCGGGCGCGGATCGCCGACGCCGGGTTTCGCGCTCTCCTTCCATGCGCGCGTCAGCAAGTCACGCAGCATCGCCGCACCCGCCGCCCCGCGCCGATAGACGAATTCGCGGGCTTCCTTGTCCTTCGGGTCCGCCAGCGCGCCGCGCTTGTCGAGGGCGAAGATCGTCTCGACCTCGGCGTTGCTTTCGTCGAGGAAGGTCAGGACGTGGGTGAAGAGATCACCCTCCTGCCGCTGCGGCGCGCCGATGCGCTTCTCGAAATCCTCGGGCTGGAGGTCGATGGCGTCGGCATAACCGATCTCGAACGCACCGTGGATGCCGCCGCTGCGGGTGTAGCCCTTGGGGTTGTCGCCGAACCAGCCTTCGCAGTGGATGCTGGCGTGATGCGGGTTCGTGCCGTCGCCGATGTAGTGGGACATCCATGCGGTGTAGAATGCCAGCGTCTGCTCGATGTTGGCGGTCGGCTCGCCGCGCGTGCGCTTCCAGCGCAGGCTGCGCATCCCGGCGACGATGCGGCCGTAGCCTTCCATGATCGCGTAGGGCATCGTGCCGGTCCAGCGCACGTTGAGGCGCTCGGCGGCCTTGGGATCGGTCTTCCGCACCCGCTCGTACTCGCGGTGGAGCGCCAGCACGAAGGCATAGCGCGAACGCGGCACCGGCTTCATGAAGCGCAACCGCTCGACGAACCAGGTGTGGTTGGGATCCTCGTCGATCTTGGAGAACGGCTCGGAAGAGGACCGCCAGGTGTCGGGCGCGCCCGCTTCCTCGCCGATGAACTCGGCATACTTGCGCAGGAACACCGGCCCGTCCTCGGGCAAGGTGTCGAGCGCGGCATGGTCGATCACTGCATGCCCGCGCCCACCCCAGGCAAGGGCGGCGGGCGCGTGGACCGCTGCGGCCAGCGACAGAGCGGCAAGGGCAATTCTGTGCATCGAAAAATCGCTTTCAATCAAACGCG includes these proteins:
- a CDS encoding alkaline phosphatase → MTFHPRKNLRALLLAAVAPFAATAPAMAGEARNVIVFLGDAGGVPTLSAGGILAHDRPQSLFIQSMPNIALSDTSALDVWVTDSAAGMTAIMTGRKTNNAMVSMTPATTPGGKPTSIKTLLEYAEQRGLSTGVVTNQPIWDATPAATFAHVAKRSDKDAIFAQMLAPRFGNGVDILIGKGRADALASFAARGTSADKAFGKAGYRFGEDPALVAGATRAAVLRDSDFAPTPAVEATIAQLAKNPKGYFLMVEWDMHTDDPRAGLRHVVEMDDMIRRIHEIAGKDTLILFTADHSFGLRMTGGSRDKPLAEQYDPASKSVISVEPSHTGEEVVVAASGPGAEQVHGFMPNTRLFDIMLSALGWKRDE
- a CDS encoding nuclease — protein: MHRIALAALSLAAAVHAPAALAWGGRGHAVIDHAALDTLPEDGPVFLRKYAEFIGEEAGAPDTWRSSSEPFSKIDEDPNHTWFVERLRFMKPVPRSRYAFVLALHREYERVRKTDPKAAERLNVRWTGTMPYAIMEGYGRIVAGMRSLRWKRTRGEPTANIEQTLAFYTAWMSHYIGDGTNPHHASIHCEGWFGDNPKGYTRSGGIHGAFEIGYADAIDLQPEDFEKRIGAPQRQEGDLFTHVLTFLDESNAEVETIFALDKRGALADPKDKEAREFVYRRGAAGAAMLRDLLTRAWKESAKPGVGDPRPQDPTNPNYDPETGSAPAP